In one window of Gossypium arboreum isolate Shixiya-1 chromosome 4, ASM2569848v2, whole genome shotgun sequence DNA:
- the LOC108459622 gene encoding universal stress protein A-like protein — MEENKMKKKVMVAIDESEYSHWALQWALENLGHTISASQLFIFNAQPLPNFAYLSGSTYGAPPVDLINTVQENQKKLALALLEKAKGICANRGVNAETMTEVGDPKEKICEAVEKLNIELLILGSHGRGAIQRAFLGSVSNHCVHNAKCPVLVVRKPDWKD, encoded by the exons ATGGAGGAAAACAAGATGAAGAAGAAAGTGATGGTGGCAATAGATGAGAGCGAGTACAGCCACTGGGCTCTCCAGTGGGCTCTTGAAAACCTCGGTCACACCATCTCTGCTTCTCAGCTTTTCATCTTTAACGCTCAGCCTTTGCCCAATTTTGCTTACCTCTCTGGTTCCACCTACGGTGCTCCTC CTGTGGATTTGATCAACACCGTGCAAGAAAACCAGAAGAAGCTCGCTTTAGCTTTGTTGGAGAAAGCCAAGGGCATCTGCGCCAATCGTGGg GTTAATGCAGAAACTATGACAGAAGTTGGGGACCCTAAAGAGAAAATATGTGAAGCTGTGGAAAAGCTCAACATTGAGTTGCTTATATTGGGAAGCCATGGTCGAGGAGCAATACAGAG GGCTTTTCTGGGAAGTGTCAGTAACCACTGTGTTCACAATGCTAAGTGCCCTGTTCTTGTGGTAAGGAAACCAGATTGGAAAGATTAG